A genomic region of Saccharospirillaceae bacterium contains the following coding sequences:
- the istA gene encoding IS21 family transposase, with protein sequence MPNKRLAMRHIKEILRLKLEAKLSHRKISRCLSIGVGTISLYSQRAKEVGLTWPLPADLSDNDLEQLLFPSPKVSGRHGRIPPDCAAMHQELKRKGVTKQLLWEEYKQVYGNAGYQFSQYCNYYRDWLHQQKRSMRQIHNAGEKLFVDYSGATVPIVNPDTGEIRCAEIFVAVLGASNYTFAVASWTQRKADWIEAHTKAFEFFGGVPEIVVPDQLRSAVSKPCRYEPTINASYQHMASHYKTAIIPARPLKPKDKAKAENAVLIVQRWVLAKLRHHTFFTLADLNHAIAVLVDDLNRRPFKKLPGTRLSQFEALDQPALKPLPAQRYEYLDFKQARVNIDYHIEFDKHYYSVPHHLVKSQVEVQASRDSVAIFFKGQQIARHARSLRQGGFTTHKTHMPEAHQHQQSWTPQRLMNWGKRIGSSTEKMVVVLLEHKQHPEQAYRACLGLLNLAKQYSPDRLEAACLRALHINAPRLKNVKSILKSNMDQLPLPTHPEQSTMDVHPNVRGSDYYH encoded by the coding sequence ATGCCCAACAAGAGATTAGCTATGCGACATATCAAAGAAATACTCCGCCTTAAACTGGAGGCGAAACTCAGTCATCGTAAAATATCCCGTTGCCTCAGTATTGGCGTGGGTACCATTTCCCTCTACAGCCAACGCGCTAAGGAAGTCGGCCTCACTTGGCCATTACCCGCTGACCTGAGTGATAACGACCTTGAGCAGCTATTATTTCCCTCACCTAAAGTCAGTGGTCGTCATGGACGGATTCCTCCAGACTGCGCGGCTATGCACCAAGAACTGAAACGCAAAGGTGTCACCAAGCAGTTATTGTGGGAAGAATATAAACAAGTCTATGGCAATGCGGGTTATCAATTCTCCCAGTACTGCAACTATTACCGTGATTGGCTGCACCAACAAAAACGCTCCATGAGACAGATCCACAACGCCGGTGAGAAATTGTTTGTGGATTACAGTGGTGCCACGGTACCTATCGTTAACCCCGATACGGGTGAAATACGGTGTGCAGAAATCTTTGTGGCGGTATTGGGTGCAAGTAATTACACCTTTGCCGTGGCGTCTTGGACACAACGGAAAGCGGATTGGATTGAAGCGCATACCAAGGCCTTTGAGTTCTTTGGTGGTGTGCCTGAGATCGTCGTACCCGATCAATTGCGCAGTGCGGTGAGCAAGCCGTGCCGTTATGAACCCACCATCAATGCCAGCTACCAACACATGGCCTCACATTATAAAACCGCCATTATTCCTGCCAGACCATTAAAACCCAAGGATAAGGCCAAAGCAGAGAATGCCGTACTCATTGTGCAACGGTGGGTATTAGCCAAGTTACGCCATCATACTTTTTTTACCTTGGCCGACTTGAATCATGCCATTGCGGTACTGGTTGATGATCTCAATCGCCGTCCCTTTAAAAAACTCCCCGGCACTCGCCTCAGCCAGTTTGAAGCCTTAGATCAACCCGCGCTGAAACCGTTACCCGCCCAACGTTATGAATACCTGGACTTTAAGCAGGCAAGAGTCAACATCGACTACCACATTGAGTTTGATAAACACTATTACTCAGTCCCTCATCACCTCGTTAAATCTCAAGTCGAGGTGCAAGCCTCTCGCGATAGTGTTGCGATCTTTTTCAAAGGGCAACAAATCGCTCGCCATGCCCGCAGCTTACGACAAGGGGGCTTTACCACCCACAAGACTCACATGCCAGAAGCCCATCAGCACCAGCAAAGCTGGACACCTCAGCGATTAATGAACTGGGGGAAACGGATCGGGTCTTCGACAGAAAAAATGGTGGTGGTATTACTGGAACACAAACAACACCCCGAGCAGGCCTACCGGGCTTGCTTGGGGTTACTCAACTTAGCTAAGCAATACTCACCAGATCGTTTAGAGGCGGCGTGTTTACGCGCACTCCATATCAACGCGCCACGATTAAAAAACGTCAAATCCATTCTAAAAAGCAACATGGATCAATTACCACTGCCAACCCATCCAGAACAATCCACGATGGACGTTCACCCCAATGTACGAGGGTCTGATTATTACCACTAG